The DNA region CGTTGCGCGTTTCTACCTGGCCGCGCGCTGCCGGCTCAGGGCGCAGGTTTTCGATTTCCGGAAGCATGGTCATATCGGCTGGTGCACTTTTTGGTGAAAAGGATGCTGGCTGCATGACATCATCCAGGAGGCAAGGGCTGACACCATATTGCAGGTCTCAACCGCGTGTCAATACACCAATCTCTCCGCCAACAGATCCCGCATGAAGCAATTGATCTCCCAAAGGTCGGCCACCGGCTGCCGAGTGTAGGGCAGGGCCATCATGTAATCGGGCGGACCGAACTCGGGACAGACTGTCAGCAACTTCGTGCCGGTCTGCTTGTGATGATCGACGATCATCTGCCACCACTGCAGGTGGGTGGCGAGTGCCTCGCGCCATTCGGGGGCGCGTGGGTCATTCACCTGCGGACCTTCCGGATGCCCGACGCGGGCGTGAATGTGATGGCTGTTCGCGATCGCCCGTTCGACCGCGGCGGTTTGATCCTGCAAGTACGACTCGTGCACGCAGCACCAGTGCGAAAAATCCGCGGTGAGTTTCAAGTCCGGCATGCTGTCCAAGAGCCCCATCGTGGCAGTCGTGGAAAACGTCATGCGACCGCGGTGGATCTCGTGAGTGACGAAGACACCGAGTTCCCGTTCGAGAGCGGCCGCGTGCCGGCAAATCGCGATATTCTCGGCGGTGGTGAAATAGTCTTTGCCGGTGTGGGAATTGACCAGCACCGGATGCAACTCTGCGTTGCGGCGATACTGCGTTGCAAAGCTCTGCGCATGCTCCGGTGGTGTGGCACCCTGCGTCCATTGCTGCGCGATGAAGAGGAGATCCAGATCGCGCAGCAGCGCGCGCAGCTCCTGGCGTTGATCAACCTCGACCGGCGCGTTCATTTCCACGGCCGCGAAGCCGCCGGCTTTTATCTTTTTCAGATTTGCGGCGAGTGTCGGCAATGGCATGCCCCACAGGCTGCAGCAGTATTTGATTTGCATGACGGTCCGCCTTCTCAGCAACGTGTGAGTGGATGAGCGCTCCCAAGCGAAAACTAGCGACTGTATCCCGCGGTGAAATGCAAAGAGTGAAGCGCTGTTTTATCCAGGAGCGGAAAGATCTGATGTGTTCTTGCCAGCGGCAGCTTGAACTTGATTTCAAACCTCAAATGCGCGAAGGCAACGCCGGCTGCAAAATCATAACCGGGATAGAACCAAATGCGCGCCGGCTCGTCTCCGACATAGACGAAATCATGCGGGAAATCACCGCCACGAAATTCTTCATTGCTCAATATCGTGTAATCTGTCTTGTCGACGGCCACGACAGAGAGTGCCGGACCCAGTGACAGCACAAAGTGCCGTTGCCCGGTGAACGGAAAGCGGCGGGAGAACAGCAGGGCGATATCCACGTAACCAACGCCGAAATTGACGTCAGCGAGCAGCTTCCTTGGCACCGGGCTGGAGTAGTAAAGACTCTGGGCGGGCAAGGAGAAGCGGCGAAACGCATAACTGACTTCGCCGCGCACGCCCAATTTCCTGCCGGAGCGATACTCGCGCCTGATGCCAAACACGACTCCGCTGTTCACACCGGAATTATGGTTGCTCGTGGTCAATCCGACTCCGGCTCCCAGGCCGAGGCCGTGCAGGCCGCGAATGGCGCCTTGCCGGCGTGCGAGGAACTCGTAGTTCACGAACGGGAAAACACTCGCGCCAATCAGCGCGCCCCTTATCGCGCTGCCATATTCGTCATCACCGAAGGGCGCGCCCACCACCGCGCCCAGCACCGCCCCAAAGGCAATACCCGTCGAAATGCTGACCACCTTGTCCACCGTCGAGAATTTCTTTGCGGGCTTCTCCGGGCCGGTCGTGTCGCAAGCAAAAGCCCTCGTGGTGAGAATGCGATTCTCCTCCTGCTCGTGCAACCAGGGAGTGCGGTGAACGGCAGCGCGCAAGGAAGTTTGGGCCTGAGCCCAGCCGGCGGCACAGAACAGTACACAAAGAATTCGTTTCATGAAACCATTCCGCGCGTCACTCCGCTTGAATGAATTCCCACTTCATCGCGGAAACCGCGCCGCGCGCGGCGGCATGGTCGGAAAGGCCTGGTGCGGCTCGCTTTGATACCAATAAGCCACCGAGGCGATGTCATCGGTCAGCGGTTGATATTGCCGCGTGGGCCACCAGCCCAGCGCCTGCACGGTGACGCGCAAATCCTGGGTGAAGCGAATGGGATCGGGCACATGCCAACGATACATGGCATGCTTGGGAATTTCGCCGGCTTCCTTGCGCCACAGCGGATAGCCGAGAAACGG from bacterium includes:
- a CDS encoding glycine zipper family protein codes for the protein MKRILCVLFCAAGWAQAQTSLRAAVHRTPWLHEQEENRILTTRAFACDTTGPEKPAKKFSTVDKVVSISTGIAFGAVLGAVVGAPFGDDEYGSAIRGALIGASVFPFVNYEFLARRQGAIRGLHGLGLGAGVGLTTSNHNSGVNSGVVFGIRREYRSGRKLGVRGEVSYAFRRFSLPAQSLYYSSPVPRKLLADVNFGVGYVDIALLFSRRFPFTGQRHFVLSLGPALSVVAVDKTDYTILSNEEFRGGDFPHDFVYVGDEPARIWFYPGYDFAAGVAFAHLRFEIKFKLPLARTHQIFPLLDKTALHSLHFTAGYSR
- a CDS encoding sugar phosphate isomerase/epimerase, giving the protein MQIKYCCSLWGMPLPTLAANLKKIKAGGFAAVEMNAPVEVDQRQELRALLRDLDLLFIAQQWTQGATPPEHAQSFATQYRRNAELHPVLVNSHTGKDYFTTAENIAICRHAAALERELGVFVTHEIHRGRMTFSTTATMGLLDSMPDLKLTADFSHWCCVHESYLQDQTAAVERAIANSHHIHARVGHPEGPQVNDPRAPEWREALATHLQWWQMIVDHHKQTGTKLLTVCPEFGPPDYMMALPYTRQPVADLWEINCFMRDLLAERLVY